The following are encoded in a window of Kitasatospora sp. NBC_01250 genomic DNA:
- a CDS encoding NAD-dependent epimerase/dehydratase family protein, with translation MSLHVVIGFGPAGAATARLLADQGHEVRVVTRSGRSPEPGIEHIALDTTDSTRLTEVVRGAAAVYSCAAPPYHRWASDWPPLASSLCAAAEAGGAVLVMLGNLYGYGPVDGPLTERLPLAATGTKGRVRAALWEQARSLHEQGRIRAVELRASDFFGPGVTDGGHLAARVMPRLLRGRPVSVLGDPNAAHSWSYLPDVARALAELAGAEQAWGRAWHVPTEPARSAREMVDQLAAEAGTGPVAVRGLPSAVLGLAALFSPLLRELKEVRYQFEAPFVIDASAYQAAFAVRATPLDAQVTATVAWWRARLAAPRRTTG, from the coding sequence GTGAGCCTTCACGTCGTCATCGGATTCGGGCCCGCCGGGGCCGCCACCGCACGGCTGCTGGCCGACCAGGGGCACGAGGTACGGGTGGTCACCAGGTCGGGCCGAAGCCCCGAGCCCGGCATCGAGCACATCGCGCTGGACACGACCGACAGCACGCGCCTGACCGAGGTGGTGCGGGGCGCGGCCGCGGTGTACAGCTGCGCGGCGCCGCCCTACCACCGCTGGGCGAGTGACTGGCCGCCACTGGCCTCCTCGCTCTGCGCGGCGGCCGAGGCCGGTGGGGCCGTCCTGGTGATGCTCGGCAACCTCTACGGCTACGGCCCGGTGGACGGTCCGCTGACCGAGCGGCTGCCCCTCGCGGCGACCGGCACCAAGGGACGGGTGCGCGCCGCCCTGTGGGAGCAGGCCCGGAGCCTGCACGAGCAGGGCCGGATCCGGGCGGTCGAGCTGCGGGCCTCGGACTTCTTCGGGCCCGGCGTGACCGACGGCGGACATCTGGCCGCGCGGGTGATGCCCCGGCTGCTGCGCGGCAGGCCGGTCTCGGTGCTCGGCGATCCGAACGCCGCGCACAGCTGGAGCTACCTCCCCGACGTGGCCCGGGCGTTGGCGGAGCTCGCGGGCGCGGAGCAGGCCTGGGGACGGGCCTGGCACGTGCCGACCGAGCCCGCCCGCTCCGCCCGGGAGATGGTCGACCAGCTGGCCGCCGAGGCGGGTACGGGGCCGGTCGCGGTGCGCGGGCTGCCCTCGGCCGTGCTGGGCCTGGCCGCGCTCTTCTCCCCGCTGCTGCGCGAGTTGAAGGAGGTCCGCTACCAGTTCGAGGCGCCCTTCGTGATCGACGCGAGCGCTTACCAGGCGGCCTTCGCGGTGCGGGCCACGCCCCTCGACGCGCAGGTGACGGCGACCGTGGCGTGGTGGCGCGCGCGCCTGGCCGCGCCGCGCCGGACGACCGGCTGA
- a CDS encoding DUF1906 domain-containing protein produces MKFGILARALTCVLALLAAALTAAAPATAATASGDGGRTVRYHGVSLRVPAAWPVVDLDRAPGSCVRFDRHAVYLGRPGAAQDCPSHLRGRSEAVLVQPAAAGTAQGARADTAAHEITVTTAQVTVTATYGTDRAAVQAILDSAGLPRPGRAPAEPAAPAGRAAGAATNAAARPAAVGPGSTSFTGQGFDPCEAPSSAVMGNWLNSSPYGAIGLYIGGVNRSCDQPNLTADWVAHQAAAGWHFFPLYVGYQAPGACSGCATIPSPGQGTSDADDAIAQLSSLGFPAGTPVFMDSEAYAPAYNGTVLDYLSAWTTELHARGYLSGVYGSTWAARSPTWWPTTPPRRCRTSSTSPPCRGTGAPAPRTRRSPTTSGPVTSASTSTPTVMTRPTAV; encoded by the coding sequence TTGAAATTCGGCATCCTGGCCAGGGCGCTGACCTGCGTCCTGGCCCTCCTGGCCGCCGCCCTCACGGCGGCTGCACCGGCCACCGCCGCCACGGCCTCCGGTGACGGCGGCAGGACCGTGCGGTACCACGGCGTGAGCCTGCGGGTGCCGGCCGCCTGGCCGGTCGTCGACCTGGACCGGGCGCCCGGCAGCTGCGTGCGGTTCGACCGGCACGCCGTCTACCTGGGCCGTCCCGGGGCCGCCCAGGACTGCCCGTCCCACCTGCGCGGACGGAGCGAGGCCGTGCTGGTCCAGCCGGCCGCCGCGGGCACCGCCCAAGGCGCCCGGGCGGACACCGCCGCCCACGAGATCACCGTCACCACCGCGCAGGTGACCGTCACCGCGACCTACGGCACCGACCGCGCGGCCGTGCAGGCGATCCTGGACAGCGCCGGCCTGCCCCGTCCCGGCCGGGCACCGGCGGAGCCCGCCGCCCCGGCCGGCCGCGCGGCGGGCGCGGCGACGAACGCCGCCGCCAGGCCCGCTGCGGTGGGCCCGGGCAGCACCAGCTTCACCGGCCAGGGCTTCGACCCCTGCGAGGCCCCGAGCTCCGCCGTCATGGGCAACTGGCTGAACTCCTCGCCGTACGGCGCCATCGGTCTCTACATCGGCGGCGTCAACCGCAGTTGCGACCAGCCGAACCTGACCGCCGACTGGGTCGCCCACCAGGCCGCGGCCGGCTGGCACTTCTTCCCGCTCTACGTCGGCTACCAGGCCCCCGGCGCCTGCAGCGGCTGCGCCACGATCCCCTCGCCCGGGCAGGGCACGTCCGACGCCGACGACGCGATCGCCCAGCTCTCCTCCCTCGGCTTCCCCGCGGGCACGCCCGTCTTCATGGACTCCGAGGCCTACGCCCCCGCGTACAACGGCACGGTGCTCGACTACCTGTCCGCCTGGACCACCGAGTTGCACGCCCGCGGCTACCTGTCGGGGGTGTACGGCAGCACATGGGCAGCACGATCGCCGACCTGGTGGCCAACTACACCTCCGCGCCGATGCCGGACCTCATCGACTTCGCCTCCCTGCCGGGGGACGGGAGCACCAGCACCTCGGACCCGGCGATCCCCGACGACGAGTGGGCCGGTCACCAGCGCATCCACCAGTACACCAACGGTCATGACGAGACCTACGGCGGTGTGA